From the Chanodichthys erythropterus isolate Z2021 chromosome 9, ASM2448905v1, whole genome shotgun sequence genome, the window ATGGTCATCACTGTCACAGGACCTCATCATTAGACATAtctgcttggaaaaaaaaagttcttcagGTAATCACAAGTTCAATCTTTTAACTGTAAGGCTGTGAGTCACACATAAAATGGAAGCATAACTTATTAAGGGCTGTTTCTCTCATTGTGCAAGGAATTTCTTACATGTTAGAGCACACACCTACtatcaaaatgattgatttcaCAACTCAATTTAAGCATGCCTTGCATTTCACCTGTTGAAATCATCTTGCACAAACCTAATCTTTGATATCTTAATAAAGGATTCCCTTCTAGCAATTATACAGTTCCAGACAAAGAAAAAAGCATCCAAAGCATCCGGTCTCTCCCTTTCCTTATTCCAGGAAGCATTATAAAAAAATGCCAAAACTCTAAACATCACTTGAGTTTAAACTTGACTAGACTTTAAACTCTTGAgttttgacttgacttgactataatATTTTAACCATTTGCAGTACTTTTAATCATTGTttagtacaatttaaaaaaaacaggcaTTTCACATGAAGTATAAATgggttttaaaacataaaaatatactaCCACTTATTacatatttggtaacactttacaataatgtctCATTAGTTAgtgcattagttaacattaattatgagaaatatatttttttacagtatttattaacctttattaatgttagttaataaaaaaaatacaattcttCAATGTTTGCTCATATTAGTTCACGGTGCATTAACTATTAACAGATACAATTTTTAACAGatactaatgttaacaaatgaacccttattttaaagtgttaccatgttatatatattattttatatataaaatgttatatatattatataactagATGTTTAAGGATGAAAGACAGTTATCAGTATTTGTCCCTTAATGCATGGGAAGGTTATTACAGGTTACAGGTAAAATgtcaacatttatttttgatagCAATGATGTGACTGCTTGCATCACCAGCAACTACATCCAGGGTTCATTCTGTGAATTTGTAATTTGCAAGGATCTCACTCCCCTTCAACAAGCAAGGTGACTGGGTTGATGGTTTATTGATTGAAATTCTAAACATGTGCCTTTTGAAATGTTGCAATGAAAAAACTGCTGAATAAATACAGACCATTTTGCTTTTCACAGAATTATCAGTTTGCAGTAACTACTTGTACTTTCGAAACAAACATTGTTGATAAATAACAATAGTACAGTCTAGTCATAAAATCTCCCTATaccaaaaagtatttaaaatacattttatttcatactaagtatactacaaatccattaacatatttactgacatactggtaatattataattaaactttatttggagtaattctttattgcacaatgtacatttcttaatattaagcTTAAAATAAATTAGTATTAAATTAGTAAGGATAGTATGATCACTGTATAATATCAGtcctaaagtatacttgcaatagttccattttagcacaatcaaatatacataaaggattagttcacttcagaattaaaatttcctgataatttactcaccttgtcatccaagatgttcatgtctttctttcttcagtcgaaaagaaattcaattttttgaggaaaacgttccaggatttctctctatatagtggacttcaatggggtttaatgggttgaaggtccaaattgccatttcagttcagctttaaagggctctacacgatcccagccgaggaataagggtcttatctagcaaaaccatctgtcattttttttttaaataaaaatgtatatactttttaaccacaaatgcacgtcttgcactagctctaaTAAtcataatcacgttggaaaggtcacgtgtgacaaAGGCGGACGTACCAACTCAGTGTTTACAAGTGTGGTGAAGGAGGACCGTTCAAAAGTTGTTGAATGTTGAATGACACATATTTATATGTCTTTGTGTTAGTTCTTTTCGTGTTCTTTtgaaacactgggttgttacttCCACTTGagtcacgcatgacctttccaacatgattgcGTTATGCGTGGCGtgtcgcagagctagtgcaagatgatcatttgtggttaaaaagtatatactttttttttcttttttttagaaaatgaccatcgattcgctagataagacccttatacctcagctgggatcatgtacagccctttgaagctgcattgaatcAATCCTGAACCCCTTTGAAGTCcattattttgagaaaaatcctTTTCCTCAataaccttaatttcttttcgactgaagaaagaaagacataaacgtcatggatgacatgggggtgagtaaattacatgtatcaggaaattttaattctgaagtgaactaatcttttaagtaTATCTTTAGTTAGACCTCAGCACTATTTCTGGATAACTAAAGTATAATGAAGTACAAACTTAGTTGTTCCAATgtagcagactttaagtataccaatTTAGTAAACCATAAGTACAATTGCAGGGTATTTAcattaagtacataaatatgtaaatgtatttttcactttgaaaaaaattaattgcaaGATACATCTAGGGCTTTTTCTGGCATAATTTCCTTATATTTGGGAAATGTAATTATTGGTGTAATTTCTTAAACTTAAAAGTTCATGAATCTTGTAACAAGAAAAATTATTGTGTACCAGATTAacattaaagttggcatgaaatgaaaGTTGGTATAGTCTTTTCTACCCTACTGTGCCGTATATATCCgagtttgctattgctgtgatctcatgtgagtgacaggttgtccttcCCTCGCACCAGTAAACATGTTATCAGAGAAATGCAGACATGTTGTTGCAAGCGgcaggggaagttattttgattaaagagggcacatgaattaaataataataatactaatgtgcatggataaatcatttataataactaCTGTTCCATCAAAAACTTGTCAGTTTTGATTTAATGGTGACTAAGTATGATGAATTGTATGATGCTACTTGGCACTTCAAAACTCCAACTTCAACTACAGTTCAagagaatatttatttatactcaTAGGAAAACAGtactaaaaataatatatatttttaactgtTTATCTGCAGGCAACTACAAACAAAATGGAAATGACACTAATCTCACCTCCCGGCCGTTCATGGTTTCTATCCGAATGCAGAAGCATTGCAATAGGCATTCCTACATTCTTGGAGCGTCCAACTACAAGCACATTTCTTCCAACTGTTACAATGCCTGAACCAAAAAAGAGACAATAGAATTTGAGTAAACATTAATAACTTACTTTCACAAATGCCCATGGCATGGAAAAACCATCAAAATACAGATACAAttgcaaaataatgttttcaaatgtgTAAGTAATATAAACTGACATCAGATACTGTTGTTACACCTGCTGCTAACTAATGTAATTATATACATCCCAATGGCATCTCTGCCGGGGACGCAATATGAGAGGGCTGAGAAACTGACTGTATTTACGTCTTGAAGAAAATTTGAATCTCAATTCTCTGAAAGCTGACCCGTTCTTCTGATGATTTCCCACACTGCCGCTGCTGTGGCCGGCACCATGCACCTCTGGTCCAAGCAGAGTTTCCCAATGTTTACTATGTGGAATCCATCGACATCTTTTTCTGGGGCGACAGCATTGCATATGGCTCTCTCGTTGATGTGCTCTGACAGAGATACATTCAAAAAGTCCTCACAATTGCAATAACTATAGCACTTTCACCTTTGTTTGTTTCACTAAATTCAGTAAAGATCCTATTCAAATTTGAAATACAGCATTTCTCTGTAAGGCAAAATCAACAAATAATTACAGAAAAACTATTTACCATTTGCAGTTTCACATAATACCTGGAAGAGGAAGTTGGACCAGCAACCCACTGATTTTTTTGTCTCTGTTGAATTTGTCAATCAATTCCAACATCTCTTCCTGAGATACTGATGATGGCCTGAAGATTGTACTGCTTGACATGCCTTTTAAACAAGTACCATTGAAAAAGACATTAGTGAAAATATGCTCCATATTGTAACGTAAAATCACATCTCACAACAACTTTGTGTTTTGCTCACCAAGCAGCGAAGCCGTTCGGGTTTTGTTTCTCACATAAGTGTGGCTGGCATGATCATCTCCCACCAGGATAACACTCAGATGAGGTCTCCTGTTGCCCTGGGACACTAGTTTTCCTATATCACTCTGGATTTCTTTATGGATCTGCCGAGCAAGTTCTGTCCCTGAGACCACAGTGGCAACATATCTATGGGACAAACATAACATATATGTAACAATACACCGCGCTAGACATATGGAAGAAGTATCCACTAAATACAAACCGTTATAATGCATCTGCAATGTATTTAAAAACCTGCTCGAGTATCCCTTTTGACAGTGTCTATGACAGCCACATGGTGGCGGAATATTCAAACGCACGAGATGTATTTCTGAATGAAT encodes:
- the mthfd2l gene encoding probable bifunctional methylenetetrahydrofolate dehydrogenase/cyclohydrolase 2; this encodes MAVPTALTVNYTRIQTLTSYFQHCRRSKRWINLKTVNRRSPFCQSLKRYVATVVSGTELARQIHKEIQSDIGKLVSQGNRRPHLSVILVGDDHASHTYVRNKTRTASLLGMSSSTIFRPSSVSQEEMLELIDKFNRDKKISGLLVQLPLPEHINERAICNAVAPEKDVDGFHIVNIGKLCLDQRCMVPATAAAVWEIIRRTGIVTVGRNVLVVGRSKNVGMPIAMLLHSDRNHERPGGDATVIMAHRCTPLPRLKELASLADIVIAAAGVPHLITADMVKEGAAVIDVGINRMQDPVTGKLRLVGDVDFEAVKEKAGFITPVPGGVGPMTIAMVMKNTVTAAKNAPTY